CCGCCGGTCGCCGGGATGACGCGCGCCGACAGCGCGAGTACTTCGCCGGCGTCGCCTTGAACGAGCTGTCGGAGTGCCACAGCATGTTGCCCAGGCTGAACAACCGGGCGCGGTCGTCGCGCGCGCGCACGTTGCCGTGGCGGTCGAGGTTGGAGATGTCGTTCACCTCCATGCTCAGACGACGGTCCTCCGCCTTCTGGATGTCGCCGGTCGCCGTCTCGAGCGGGCCGAAATTGCGGCTGAACGCGAGCTGCCGCTCGTCGTCCAACGGCTGGTCACGGAACACCAGGACGCCGTAGCGGTCCATGCCGGCGTCGATGGCGGCGACCTCCTGGGGGGCGAGCGCGCGGGAAAGATCGACGCCCGATACCTCGCCGGCGAAATCCGGACGCGCGGGATCGGCTGGATGGATCGCGATGGCCATGGGCCCACCTCGTCGGCGTGGAGCGCGGCGACCGGTCGCCGCCGTCGCGCGATGCTGGCCGATTTCGCGGCCGCCGTCATCCCGGCCGGACGCCCCGTCGTCGCCGGACTTGAATCGCGCTAACACGGCCGTGGACACGCATGGTCCGAGGGGGAGGGTTGGGCATGGCCGGCAGGATCGAGCTGGAACGGCGTGGCGACGGGGTGGCCACGCTGTGGATCGACAACACGGGGCACCGCAACGCGCTGAACGACGCTTTGATCGACGCGCTGGCGGACAACGTCCGGACGCTGGGCGCCGACGCGACGTGCCGCGCCGTGGTGCTGCGCGGTCGCGGCGGAATCTTCTGCGCCGGCCGCGAGCTGCGCGACCTGAAGGCGCTGGCGACCGCGGACCTGGCCGTGATCGCCGCCACCTACCACCGTCTGCGCCTGCTGAACGAGGCGCTGCACCTGTGTCCGGCGCCGACCATCGCCGGCGTCGACACCTACGCGTTCGGCGCCGGGGCCACCGTCGCGAGCTGGTGCGACATCGCCATCGCCGAGGAGGATGCGCTGATGGCCTATCCCGAGGTGCACCACGGCATCGTGCCGTCGCCGGCCATGATGGCGCTGCTACGCGGCGTGCCGCGCAAGGCGGCGATGGAGCTGGTGCTCACGGGCCGCCGGATCGACGGCGTCGAGGCCGCCCGAATCAACCTCGTCACGCGCGCCGTGCCAAAGGGGCGTCTCGCCGCCGCAATCGACGAGACGCTGTCCGGGATCCTGCGCGGCAGCGCCGAGGCCATCGCGCGCACCAAGGCGTTCATCGTCGCCTGCGAGGATGCCGGTCACCGCTCGGCGATGCTGAGCGCGGTGGACAGCATCAGTATCGGTCTGACGTCGCCGGAGACGCGGCGGCGGATCGACGCGTTCCTCGACCGGAGCGACCGCCGTTGATGGAGGCCGGCGTCAGCCGTGGAAGACGCGCTCGCGGTGCCAGGCGAGGTAGGCGGCCTGCCGGGCGCCGCGGACGGCCAGCTTGAACCCGGGATCGATCCCGGCGCGGCGCGCGTCGTCGGCAGGGAACGTCTCCGACAGCAGCAGCGCGCCGTCGTCGCCGAACGCGATCAGCCCCTCGAGGAAAGCGACGGCCCAGGTCGCGACCAGCGGCAGAGCGTTCTCCGGGTCGACGCGTTCGTCGTCCTCGGCCACCGCCCAGCTCTTTATGGCCGCGACCTGGATCAGCGCCGCCGTCCGGGCACCGGTGGCGGCGCAACCGCGATCCCACAGATTCAGGACCGACTCGCCATAGCCGCCAAGTCCGAACCGCGCCTCCAGCAGAGCCGATTTGCGTTCCTCCGGCAGATCGCGGGCGATCACACCGGCGGCGACCGCCTCCGCGAAGGCGCCGCCCGAGGGGTCGTCGCCCATCGCCAGCCCGCGCAGCCGCGCCGCCAGCGCGTCGTCAACGGCGAACACGACCGTGTCGCGCGTCGACGACGCCGGATCGAGCGGCGAGTCGAAGAGCGGCAGGACGGCACGCAACACCAGGCTGGTCACCTCGTATGCGACCGGCTCGGCCAACTGCACGTAGCGGACCGGCACCACGCGGGCGGCGCGACGCTCGAACTCGGGCGCCAGCTCGATCGCCTCGTCCTTGGGCGCCTCCATCACCGTCAGCACGCCGTCCAGTTCGCCGCCGGCGAACACGAATCCGATGTCGCCGGGCTTCATGCCGGCAGCGGTGGCGAAGGCCGGCAACGTCTTGCCGAGCTTGTCCCGACGCGGGACGGCCAAGACCTCGTCCTCTTCGAGGAGGCCGAAATCGTCCTCCTTCTGGTTGATCCACCAGTACGCCATGGTCGCCTCGCTCCACCGCCCGCGCGGACTCGGCGCGCGGCGGGATGATACCGGATTCCCCGCGGCGCTCCCTATGCTAACGTGTCCGCGATGCTGCGCACGGCGAAGACCATCGCGGTCGGTACGTTCAACGGCTTCATCGACAACCGTCTGATGTCGATGGCCGCCGGAATCGCGTTCTACGCGCTGTTCTCGGTCGGACCGATCCTGCTGGTGGCGATCACCATCGCCGAGCCGATCCTCGGCCACTATGCCGCCGAGGAGGCGATCCTGGCGCGTCTCGGCGAGGCGCTGGGCCTGGACAACCTCGACGTCATCCGGCGCGCCGTGCAGGGCGGACTGCTGCGCGGCGGATCGGGCTGGACGACGGCGCTGAGCGTCTGCGTGATCCTCTATTCGGGCACGGCCATTTTCGTCGAGCTCGATTCGGCGTTCGACGTCATCTGGCGGCCGGAGGGCGGCTGGATCCGCCATCCCGTCCTCGCCGAGATCAAGACGCGTCTGCTGGCGCTCGCGCTGATGGCGATCATCGGCGTGCTGTTCATCGCGTTCTTCACCGCCAGCGCCGCGCTCTCCGCCTACGACGGCGTGCTGCGGCGGCTGCCGGTCCTCGGCGTGTGGCTCGGACCCATCCTGTCGGAAGGCTGGACCTTCGCGATCACCGCCATTTTCTTCGCCCTGATCTACAAGTTCCTGCCGGACGTGCGCATCCCGTGGCGCTTCGCCTTCCTCAGCGGCGCCGCCGTGGCCGTGCTGTTCGCCGTCGGCAACCAGGCGATCGCCTGGTACTTCGCCCACAGCGTGCTGGCGACGGCGTTCGGCACCGCCGGCGCGCTCGCGGCGGTCATGGTGTGGGTCTACTACTCCGCGATCATCGTGCTGGTGGCCGGGCAGGTCGGGCGCGCCACGCGCGACGCGCTGGAGGCGCGCCGCGCCGGCGCCGACGGACCACCGGGCACGGTCGGCGACGGCTGAACCGGCGCGGCGACGGGCCCGCGGCAGGGGGAGGGAGCGATGTGGCGGACCATCGTCGTCTCATTGGCGCTTCTGGCGGGCGTCGCCCGCGTGGCCGCCGCGCAGAGCGTCGAGGCGGTGTTCCAGGAGGCGGGCCTGTACGGACGATGGGCGGAGGACTGCGCCCGGGCGGCCGGCCATCTTGGCGGCAACGTCCATTCGATCTACGCGCGCGCCGACGACGGCGCCGCCCTCACCTACGACAGCGGCCCCGGGCGCGCGCCGACGGTCTACCGCATCCTGCGCGCCGAGCGGCGGGGCGCGGACCGCGTGTTCTATGTCCAGCAGAACCGGGCCGATGGACGCCGGCTGGAGATCGAGCTGCTGCGGACCGGAACCGCGATCAAGGTCTGGTCGTCGCGGCGCGAGACCGGCGAGGTACTCGTGGCCGGCGGGAAATTCCCGTCCGACGGCGTCGAAAGCCCGACGCAGCGGCGCTGCGGCGATTGACCGGGCGCGGCGCCGCCGCGCCCGTCAGAGCATCGCGGCGAAGACGCGGTCCGGCGGCTTGTGGCCGTCGGCGAAGGTCTTGATGTTGATCAGGACCTTCTCGCCCATCTCGATGCGGCCCTCGAGCGTCGCCGAGCCCATGTGCGGCAGCAGCACGACGTTGTCGAGCTCGCGCAATTTCGGATTCACCGCCGGTTCGTGCTCGAACACGTCGAGGCCGGCGCCCGCCACCTCGCCGCCGCGATCATGCGCGTCAGGGCGTTCTCGTCGATCACCTCGCCGCGCGCGGTGTTGACCACGATCGCCGTGGCCCGCAGCAGCTTCAGGCGCCGCGCCGACAGCAGATGGTAGGTGCCGGGCGTGTGCGGGCAGTTCACCGAGACGATGTCCATGCGCGCCAGCATCTGGTCGAGGCTCTCCCAGTAGGTCGCCTCCAGCGCCGACTCGATGTCGGCGTGGACCCGCCGCCGGTTGTGGTAGTGGATCGTCATGCCGAAGCCGCGGGCGCGCCGCGCCAGCGCCTGGCCGATGCGGCCCATGCCGACGATCCCCAGCCGCTTGCCCCAGATGCGCGCGCCCAGCATCGCGGTCGGCGCCCAGCCCGACCATTTGCCGGCACGTACCAGCCGCTCGCCCTCGCCGATCCGCCGCGCCACAGCGAGGATCAGCGCCATCGTCATGTCGGCGGTGTCCTCGGTCAGCACGCCGGGCGTGTTGGTGACCGTGACGCCGCGCTGGCGGGCGGTGTCGAGGTCGATATGGTCGACGCCGGTGCCGAAACTGGCGATCAGGCGGAGCTGCGGTCCGGCCTGGGACAGCACCTTGGAATCGACCCGGTCGGTGACGGTGGGCACGAGCACGTCGGCCGTCTTGACGGCCTCGACCAGCTGGGCCTGCGTCATCGGCTTGTCGTCGGCGTTCAGGCGCGTGTCGAACAGCTCCATCATGCGGGTTTCGATCGCGTCCGGCAGCTTGCGGGTGACGATCACCAGCGGCTTCTTGGGCGATGAGGGCA
The genomic region above belongs to Rhodospirillales bacterium and contains:
- a CDS encoding enoyl-CoA hydratase/isomerase family protein; its protein translation is MAGRIELERRGDGVATLWIDNTGHRNALNDALIDALADNVRTLGADATCRAVVLRGRGGIFCAGRELRDLKALATADLAVIAATYHRLRLLNEALHLCPAPTIAGVDTYAFGAGATVASWCDIAIAEEDALMAYPEVHHGIVPSPAMMALLRGVPRKAAMELVLTGRRIDGVEAARINLVTRAVPKGRLAAAIDETLSGILRGSAEAIARTKAFIVACEDAGHRSAMLSAVDSISIGLTSPETRRRIDAFLDRSDRR
- a CDS encoding YihY/virulence factor BrkB family protein, which translates into the protein MSAMLRTAKTIAVGTFNGFIDNRLMSMAAGIAFYALFSVGPILLVAITIAEPILGHYAAEEAILARLGEALGLDNLDVIRRAVQGGLLRGGSGWTTALSVCVILYSGTAIFVELDSAFDVIWRPEGGWIRHPVLAEIKTRLLALALMAIIGVLFIAFFTASAALSAYDGVLRRLPVLGVWLGPILSEGWTFAITAIFFALIYKFLPDVRIPWRFAFLSGAAVAVLFAVGNQAIAWYFAHSVLATAFGTAGALAAVMVWVYYSAIIVLVAGQVGRATRDALEARRAGADGPPGTVGDG